One Megalops cyprinoides isolate fMegCyp1 chromosome 4, fMegCyp1.pri, whole genome shotgun sequence genomic window carries:
- the LOC118776248 gene encoding ensconsin-like, with amino-acid sequence MNPSMINSTNSVSTSSRRKREAERSVNWSVEETQALLCAWSDERVQKSLSENLRNKHVFKHLAARMSALGFSRSPHQCRLRVKTLKANYVRAKLLRSVDGSQPCTFRYYAEMDAVLGKAPPTGPGIPVISEVKSEDDRESTDEFEFGNTNFSQPLPIEGPGMFLEPPIASVPAAIPVEEDMSSKAQTPSPPPPPPPPCPPSPSPLEHEGPHSLEPAIRYLADCFQRLVSESRQLMAQLENQRHEQARWQQELLGRWLEQEDRRQREAAEREARRERARMDHELRVLQLLTSLQRPPPCQCTQRGLGLRDRGKQESGQGPAE; translated from the exons ATGAATCCTTCAATGATAAACTCTACAAACTCTGTTTCAACGTCTTCTAGAA gaaagagagaggcagagcgtTCTGTCAACTGGTCTGTGGAGGAGACCCAGGCCCTGCTGTGCGCATGGAGCGACGAGAGAGTGCAGAAGTCTCTCTCCGAGAACCTGCGCAACAAGCATGTGTTCAAGCACCTCGCGGCCCGCATGAGCGCCCTGGGCTTCTCGCGGAGCCCTCACCAGTGCCGGCTGCGGGTGAAGACGCTAAAAGCCAACTATGTGAGAGCCAAGCTGCTGAGGAGCGTGGACGGGAGCCAGCCGTGCACCTTCAGGTATTACGCTGAAATGGACGCGGTTCTCGGGAAAGCTCCGCCCACAGGCCCCGGGATCCCCGTGATATCGGAGGTGAAGTCGGAGGACGACCGCGAGTCCACGGATGAGTTCGAGTTTGGCAACACCAACTTCTCTCAGCCGCTGCCCATTGAGGGTCCCGGCATGTTTCTGGAGCCGCCCATTGCATCAGTCCCTGCAG CCATACCTGTGGAAGAGGACATGAGCTCCAAAGCGCAGACCCCGTCACCTCCACCGCCGCCCCCGCCACCgtgtcctccctctccctcacccctgGAGCACGAGGGGCCCCACTCCCTGGAGCCGGCCATCCGCTACCTGGCCGACTGCTTCCAGCGGCTGGTGTCGGAGTCGCGGCAGCTGATGGCGCAGCTGGAGAACCAGCGGCACGAGCAGGCCCGCTggcagcaggagctgctggggAGGTGGCTGGAGCAGGAGGACCGGAGGCAGCGGGAGGCGGCGGAGCGGGAGGCCCGGCGGGAGAGGGCCCGCATGGACCACGAGCTCCGcgtgctgcagctgctgaccAGCCTGCAGAGGCCCCCGCCCTGCCAGTGCACCCAGCGCGGCCTCGGCCTGAGGGACCGCGGCAAGCAGGAGTCCGGGCAGGGACCGGCAGAGTGA